The Lycium barbarum isolate Lr01 chromosome 9, ASM1917538v2, whole genome shotgun sequence genome has a segment encoding these proteins:
- the LOC132608865 gene encoding uncharacterized protein LOC132608865 isoform X1, with protein MESAKRWFSKLVKKDKPKPPKKQETTSNGKEGSKLSSHEETPSTATKQKVAAAKQYIEKHYKEQMKSLQERRERRNMLEKKLADAEVSEEEQSNLLKYLEKKETEFMRLQRHKMGADDFEPLTMIGKGAFGEVRICREKATGHVYAMKKLKKSEMLRRGQVEHVKAERNLLAEVESNCIVKLYCSFQDEEYLYLIMEYLPGGDMMTLLMRKDTLTEDEARFYVGETVLAIESIHKHNYIHRDIKPDNLLLDRHGHMKLSDFGLCKPLDCSNLQEKDFTAANKLSGALLSDGRPAPPRRTQQEQLLHWQKNRRMLAYSTVGTPDYIAPEVLLKKGYGCECDWWSLGAIMYEMLVGYPPFYSDEPMSTCRKIVNWRTHLKFPEEAKLSPEAKDLICKLLCNVEQRLGTRGASEIKAHPWFKGVEWDKLYQMKAAFIPEVNDELDTQNFEKFEEGDNQIPTAAKSGPWRKMLSSKDVNFMGYTYKNFEIVNDNDVAQMAELKKKSNKAKRPTVKSLFNEDSEATNSQQAHGSFLNLLPPHLEESSKQAEQL; from the exons ATGGAGAGTGCCAAACGATGGTTCAGTAAGCTTGTCAAAAAAGATAAGCCCAAGCCTCCGAAGAAGCAGGAAACTACTAGTAATGGGAAAGAAGGGTCAAAATTGTCATCACATGAGGAAACACCTTCAACTGCCACTAAACAGAAAGTTGCAGCTGCCAAGCAGTACATAGAAAAACACTACAAGGAACAAATGAAGAGCTTGCAGGAGCGTAGAGAGCG ACGCAATATGCTTGAAAAAAAATTAGCTGATGCTGAGGTTTCTGAGGAAGAACAGAGCAATTTACTGAAGTACCTTGAGAAAAAGGAGACAGAATTTATGCGCCTTCAAAGGCATAAAATGGGTGCTGATGATTTTGAGCCTTTGACAATGATAGGAAAGGGTGCattcggggag GTTAGAATATGTAGGGAGAAGGCAACTGGTCATGTCTACGCCATGAAAAAGCTTAAGAAATCAGAAATGCTTCGTAGAGGCCAG GTTGAACATGTTAAAGCCGAAAGAAATCTGCTTGCTGAAGTGGAGAGCAATTGCATTGTTAAGCTCTATTGCTCTTTCCAAGATGAGGAGTATCTTTATCTAATAATGGAGTATCTTCCTGGTGGAGATATGATGACTTTGCTGATGCGCAAGGATACTTTAACAGAAGACGAGGCCAGGTTTTATGTGGGGGAGACGGTCCTTGCTATAGAATCTATCCATAAACACAATTATATTCACAG AGATATCAAGCCTGATAACTTACTACTTGATAGACACGGGCACATGAAATtatcagattttggattatgtaAACCACTGGACTGCAGTAATCTTCAGGAAAAGGATTTCACAGCGGCAAATAAGTTAAGTGGTGCTCTTCTAAGCGACGGACGTCCAGCCCCTCCAAGGCGCACTCAACAGGAGCAACTGTTGCATTGGCAGAAGAATAGGAGGATGCTT GCTTATTCCACTGTTGGGACACCTGATTACATTGCTCCAGAGGTTTTACTGAAGAAAGGATATGGATGTGAATGTGATTG GTGGTCACTTGGCGCGATCATGTATGAAATGCTCGTGGGATATCCACCATTCTATTCTGATGAACCTATGTCCACCTGTAGAAAG ATTGTAAATTGGCGGACTCATCTTAAATTTCCTGAAGAGGCAAAACTATCTCCAGAAGCAAAAGATCTCATATGCAAACTCTTGTGTAATGTAGAGCAGAGGCTTGGGACCAGGGGTGCTAGTGAAATAAAG GCTCACCCATGGTTCAAAGGTGTTGAATGGGATAAACTTTATCAAATGAAAGCTGCATTTATTCCAGAAGTTAATGACGAGTTGGATACTCAGAATTTTGAGAAGTTTGAAGAG GGCGACAATCAAATTCCAACAGCAGCAAAATCAGGTCCATGGAGGAAG ATGCTCTCCTCAAAGGATGTCAACTTTATGGGTTATACTTACAAAAACTTTGAGATtgtgaatgataatgatgttgcaCAAATGG CTGAATTGAAGAAGAAGAGCAACAAAGCTAAGAGGCCAACTGTGAAGTCGCTTTTCA ATGAGGATTCAGAGGCTACTAACTCTCAACAAGCTCATGGGAGTTTCCTTAATCTCTTACCTCCACACTTGGAAGAATCCTCAAAGCAGGCTGAACAACTATAG
- the LOC132608865 gene encoding uncharacterized protein LOC132608865 isoform X2, giving the protein MELVEVRICREKATGHVYAMKKLKKSEMLRRGQVEHVKAERNLLAEVESNCIVKLYCSFQDEEYLYLIMEYLPGGDMMTLLMRKDTLTEDEARFYVGETVLAIESIHKHNYIHRDIKPDNLLLDRHGHMKLSDFGLCKPLDCSNLQEKDFTAANKLSGALLSDGRPAPPRRTQQEQLLHWQKNRRMLAYSTVGTPDYIAPEVLLKKGYGCECDWWSLGAIMYEMLVGYPPFYSDEPMSTCRKIVNWRTHLKFPEEAKLSPEAKDLICKLLCNVEQRLGTRGASEIKAHPWFKGVEWDKLYQMKAAFIPEVNDELDTQNFEKFEEGDNQIPTAAKSGPWRKMLSSKDVNFMGYTYKNFEIVNDNDVAQMAELKKKSNKAKRPTVKSLFNEDSEATNSQQAHGSFLNLLPPHLEESSKQAEQL; this is encoded by the exons atggaattagtcgag GTTAGAATATGTAGGGAGAAGGCAACTGGTCATGTCTACGCCATGAAAAAGCTTAAGAAATCAGAAATGCTTCGTAGAGGCCAG GTTGAACATGTTAAAGCCGAAAGAAATCTGCTTGCTGAAGTGGAGAGCAATTGCATTGTTAAGCTCTATTGCTCTTTCCAAGATGAGGAGTATCTTTATCTAATAATGGAGTATCTTCCTGGTGGAGATATGATGACTTTGCTGATGCGCAAGGATACTTTAACAGAAGACGAGGCCAGGTTTTATGTGGGGGAGACGGTCCTTGCTATAGAATCTATCCATAAACACAATTATATTCACAG AGATATCAAGCCTGATAACTTACTACTTGATAGACACGGGCACATGAAATtatcagattttggattatgtaAACCACTGGACTGCAGTAATCTTCAGGAAAAGGATTTCACAGCGGCAAATAAGTTAAGTGGTGCTCTTCTAAGCGACGGACGTCCAGCCCCTCCAAGGCGCACTCAACAGGAGCAACTGTTGCATTGGCAGAAGAATAGGAGGATGCTT GCTTATTCCACTGTTGGGACACCTGATTACATTGCTCCAGAGGTTTTACTGAAGAAAGGATATGGATGTGAATGTGATTG GTGGTCACTTGGCGCGATCATGTATGAAATGCTCGTGGGATATCCACCATTCTATTCTGATGAACCTATGTCCACCTGTAGAAAG ATTGTAAATTGGCGGACTCATCTTAAATTTCCTGAAGAGGCAAAACTATCTCCAGAAGCAAAAGATCTCATATGCAAACTCTTGTGTAATGTAGAGCAGAGGCTTGGGACCAGGGGTGCTAGTGAAATAAAG GCTCACCCATGGTTCAAAGGTGTTGAATGGGATAAACTTTATCAAATGAAAGCTGCATTTATTCCAGAAGTTAATGACGAGTTGGATACTCAGAATTTTGAGAAGTTTGAAGAG GGCGACAATCAAATTCCAACAGCAGCAAAATCAGGTCCATGGAGGAAG ATGCTCTCCTCAAAGGATGTCAACTTTATGGGTTATACTTACAAAAACTTTGAGATtgtgaatgataatgatgttgcaCAAATGG CTGAATTGAAGAAGAAGAGCAACAAAGCTAAGAGGCCAACTGTGAAGTCGCTTTTCA ATGAGGATTCAGAGGCTACTAACTCTCAACAAGCTCATGGGAGTTTCCTTAATCTCTTACCTCCACACTTGGAAGAATCCTCAAAGCAGGCTGAACAACTATAG
- the LOC132610093 gene encoding probable protein kinase At2g41970 — MSSSSESNLGNYGFLIISAIVSIIIISYIKAIINFIKDRFYKQDNAASEVKEPSEAPHKVPPIEVHAEMSLDVLTILTDNFGQKALIAEGSYGRVFGAKLSNGQQVAIKQLDTSSSPEPDSVFAEQLQMVSRLKHEHFVTLMGYCLEANNRILVYEFATMGTLHDVLHGKPGSVLTWNQRVKIFCGVACGLEYLHEKVEPSIIHRDVRSSNVLLFDDFTTKIADFDLTNQSSEHFIRVQESFGYNAPEYAMTGQITQKSDVYNFGVILLELLTGRKPVDYTMPEGQQSLVTWATPLLSEDKVKECVDPKLNNEYPPKAIAKVAALAGLCVQEEPDFRPNMAIMVRALQPLLSVN, encoded by the exons ATGTCTTCCTCTTCAGAATCAAATCTTGGCAACTATGGCTTCCTTATCATCAGTGCTATTGTGTCTATCATCATCATTAGTTACATTAAGGCTATCATTAATTTCATCAAGGATAGATTCTACAAACAAG ATAATGCAGCAAGTGAAGTAAAAGAGCCAAGTGAAGCTCCTCATAAAGTTCCACCAATTGAGGTACATGCAGAGATGTCCTTGGATGTGCTAACTATACTCACTGATAACTTTGGGCAGAAAGCTCTGATTGCCGAGGGATCCTATGGCCGTGTTTTTGGTGCTAAATTAAGCAATGGCCAACAAGTAGCAATAAAGCAATTGGATACTAGTTCTTCTCCGGAACCAGATTCTGTCTTCGCAGAACAG TTACAAATGGTTTCAAGACTTAAGCATGAGCATTTTGTGACTCTGATGGGTTACTGCTTAGAAGCAAACAACCGAATCTTGGTTTACGAGTTTGCAACCATGGGCACGCTGCATGATGTATTACATG GTAAGCCTGGTTCAGTTCTTACATGGAATCAGAGAGTTAAAATATTTTGTGGTGTAGCATGTGGCCTCGAATATCTACATGAAAAAGTGGAACCGTCAATTATTCATCGTGATGTCAGATCTAGCAATGTACTATTGTTTGATGATTTTACAACAAAGATTGCTGATTTCGACTTGACAAATCAGTCTTCAGAACATTTCATTAGAGTTCAAGAGAGTTTTGGCTACAATGCTCCAGA GTATGCCATGACAGGACAAATAACACAGAAAAGTGATGTTTATAATTTTGGAGTTATTCTCTTAGAGCTGTTGACAGGAAGGAAGCCAGTAGATTATACAATGCCCGAAGGGCAACAAAGTCTTGTCACATGG GCAACTCCTCTATTAAGTGAAGATAAAGTGAAGGAGTGTGTTGATCCCAAACTAAACAATGAGTACCCTCCAAAGGCAATTGCTAAG GTGGCAGCTCTTGCAGGATTATGTGTTCAAGAAGAGCCAGATTTTCGACCAAACATGGCAATTATGGTCAGGGCATTGCAGCCACTTCTCAGTGTGAATTAA
- the LOC132610904 gene encoding putative pentatricopeptide repeat-containing protein At3g23330, with amino-acid sequence MDSSTENFFKILLRNPSSIKTKLQAKQLHAQIVKTRGIRSISLATIILRVYSDLNLLKESLQVFNTFHYVPTKAWKSVIKCYSCNGYFLDSLSCFVEMRGCGKLPGRDVFPSVVRACTHLKELRVGECVHGCVVKFGMENDVYTGNALMNMYVKLQVSSNDCKVFDEIPQSIRFSSRKSSSLVNNNNVYGMAQDSDIEIDGIGEVPVLYQETRNELIRSEKSHFDSVSKIFQMMPNKDVVSWNTVIGGNVQSGLYEEALDMLREMSNANLKPDCFTLSSILPVFARHVDVSKGKEIHGYAIRRGFDKDEFIGSSLIDMYATCTRVEDSYRVFDLLPEKDDISWNSIIAGCVQNGTFDEGLRLFRQMLAANVKPVEVSFSAILPACAHLTTLHLGKQLHAYIIRMGFDQNMYIASSLVDMYAKCGKIMTARWIFDRMEVHDSVSWTAIIMGYALHGHASEAIILYENMQRDRIKPNAVAYLAILTACSHAGLVDEGWNYFTSMSRYGVSPDLEHYAAIADLLGRAGRLTEAYKFITDMPIKPTGGIWATLLSACRVHKNVELAEKVAKEMTKADPGNMGPYLLLSNMYSTAGRWKDASKLRTTMRKKGMRKPPACSWIEVRNHVHGFVSGDTSHPYYDQIHKALRDIYERLKQEGYVPETSEALHDVDEEQKSDLLYTHSERLAIAFGIISTPAGTTIRITKNLRVCVDCHTAIKLISKVLGREIIVRDNSRFHHFKDGNCSCGDYW; translated from the coding sequence ATGGATTCTTCAACTGAAAACTTTTTCAAAATCCTTTTAAGAAACCCATCTTCCATTAAAACAAAGTTACAAGCCAAACAACTCCATGCCCAAATTGTAAAAACAAGAGGTATAAGGTCTATTTCACTTGCCACCATCATTCTTAGAGTTTACTCTGACCTTAACCTTCTAAAAGAATCTTTACAAGTTTTTAACACTTTTCATTATGTACCCACAAAAGCATGGAAATCTGTTATAAAGTGTTATTCTTGTAATGGCTATTTTCTTGATTCTTTATCTTGTTTTGTTGAAATGAGAGGTTGTGGAAAGTTGCCTGGTAGAGATGTATTTCCTTCTGTTGTAAGAGCATGTACACATTTGAAGGAATTGAGAGTTGGTGAATGTGTTCATGGTTGTGTTGTTAAGTTTGGTATGGAAAATGATGTTTATACTGGTAATGCacttatgaatatgtatgtaaaATTGCAGGTTTCGTCGAATGATTGTAAGGTGTTCGATGAAATTCCTCAGTCAATTCGCTTTAGTAGTCGTAAAAGCAGCAGTTTGGTTAATAATAACAATGTATATGGTATGGCCCAAGATTCTGATATTGAAATTGATGGTATTGGTGAAGTACCAGTTCTGTATCAGGAAACAAGAAATGAGTTGATAAGGAGTGAAAAAAGTCATTTTGATAGTGTGAGTAAGATTTTTCAAATGATGCCGAATAAAGATGTTGTTTCGTGGAATACTGTGATTGGTGGAAATGTACAAAGTGGGTTGTATGAGGAAGCTTTGGATATGTTAAGGGAAATGAGCAATGCTAATTTGAAACCTGATTGTTTCACCTTGTCGAGCATCCTTCCTGTCTTTGCGAGGCATGTAGATGTCTCAAAGGGAAAAGAGATTCATGGGTATGCAATTAGACGCGGGTTTGACAAAGATGAGTTTATCGGGAGTAGCTTAATTGATATGTACGCGACTTGTACCAGGGTTGAGGATTCTTATAGGGTGTTCGATTTGTTACCAGAAAAGGATGACATTTCATGGAATTCGATAATAGCAGGATGTGTGCAAAACGGTACTTTTGATGAAGGGCTGAGATTGTTTAGGCAGATGTTAGCTGCTAATGTCAAGCCTGTTGAAGTATCTTTCTCAGCTATATTGCCTGCCTGTGCTCATTTGACCACACTACATCTGGGGAAACAGCTCCATGCATACATAATAAGAATGGGGTTTGATCAAAACATGTATATTGCTAGTTCACTTGTGGACATGTATGCCAAATGTGGGAAGATAATGACTGCTAGATGGATTTTTGACAGGATGGAGGTACACGATTCAGTTTCATGGACAGCCATAATCATGGGCTATGCATTGCATGGACATGCCAGCGAGGCCATTATTCTATATGAGAATATGCAACGTGATAGGATAAAACCTAATGCTGTGGCTTATTTGGCTATTCTAACTGCTTGCAGCCACGCTGGTTTGGTTGATGAAGGTTGGAATTATTTTACAAGTATGAGCAGATATGGTGTATCTCCTGACCTCGAGCACTACGCTGCTATTGCAGACCTTCTTGGTCGTGCTGGAAGATTAACGGAAGCTTATAAGTTTATCACAGACATGCCTATTAAGCCCACCGGGGGTATTTGGGCTACGCTTTTATCAGCTTGCCGAGTTCACAAAAATGTTGAACTGGCTGAAAAAGTTGCCAAAGAAATGACTAAAGCTGATCCTGGGAACATGGGACCTTATCTGCTCTTGTCAAATATGTACTCTACCGCTGGAAGATGGAAAGATGCATCAAAATTAAGAACTACTATGAGGAAGAAAGGAATGAGAAAACCACCAGCCTGCAGCTGGATAGAAGTTAGGAACCATGTTCATGGTTTTGTTTCGGGAGACACATCTCACCCATATTATGATCAGATACACAAAGCACTAAGAGATATTTATGAACGCTTGAAACAAGAAGGTTACGTTCCCGAGACGAGTGAGGCACTACATGATGTTGATGAGGAGCAAAAGAGTGATTTGCTCTATACTCATAGTGAACGGCTTGCGATAGCATTTGGCATTATTAGTACACCTGCTGGGACGACCATTCGCATAACCAAGAATCTCCGTGTATGCGTAGACTGTCACACAGCCATAAAGTTGATATCCAAAGTTTTGGGGAGAGAGATAATTGTGAGAGATAATAGTCGGTTTCACCATTTCAAAGATGGGAATTGTTCATGTGGAGACTATTGGTGA
- the LOC132608831 gene encoding casein kinase 1-like protein 10 yields MDHVVSGKFKLGRKIGSGSFGELYLGVNVQTGEEVAVKLESTKTKHPQLHYESKLYMLLQGGTGIPHLKWFGVEGEYNAMVIDLLGPSLEDLFNYCNRRFTLKTVLMLADQLINRVEYMHSRGFLHRDIKPDNFLMGLGRKANQVYIIDYGLAKKYRDLQTHKHIPYRENKNLTGTARYASVNTHLGVEQSRRDDLESLGYVLMYFLRGSLPWQGLKAGTKKQKYDKISEKKMLTPIEVLCKSYPSEFISYFHYCRSLRFDDKPDYSYLKRLFRDLFIREGYQFDYVFDWTILKYPQIGSSSRTRQPIARSPVNPGPSIERAEKIPVRQEMKDRFSGAVEAFTRRNVSGTGLQGDHLRQHRSSDDVPSSKDVQADAERGRVSRTGSTSRRAVMGSSRPSSSGEPTDNRTGRLGSSSGRISTTQRVQPGFESKSSSFTRATATRGGRDDALRSFELLTIGTGRRK; encoded by the exons ATGGATCATGTTGTTAGTGGCAAGTTTAAGCTTGGTAGAAAGATTGGTAGTGGATCTTTTGGGGAACTTTATTTAG GGGTAAATGTACAAACTGGAGAAGAAGTTGCTGTGAAGTTG GAATCAACTAAAACAAAGCACCCTCAGCTTCACTATGAATCAAAGCTGTATATGCTTCTACAAGGAGGAA CTGGAATTCCACACCTCAAGTGGTTTGGCGTTGAAGGTGAATACAATGCCATGGTTATCGACCTTCTTGGACCAAGTTTGGAAGACTTGTTCAACTATTGCAATAGGAGGTTCACTTTAAAGACAGTTTTAATGCTGGCAGATCAATTG ATTAATAGGGTTGAATATATGCACTCAAGAGGATTTCTTCACCGTGACATCAAGCCCGATAACTTCTTAATGGGTTTAGGGCGTAAAGCAAATCAG GTATACATCATTGACTATGGTCTTGCCAAGAAGTACAGGGATCTTCAGACACATAAACATATACCATACAG AGAAAACAAAAACCTCACAGGAACAGCTCGTTATGCTAGTGTTAACACCCATCTTGGAGTTG AACAAAGCAGAAGAGACGATCTGGAGTCTCTTGGTTATGTGCTTATGTATTTCTTGAGAGGAAG TCTGCCATGGCAAGGTCTGAAAGCTGGCACCAAAAAGCAGAAATATGACAAGATTAGTGAGAAGAAGATGCTTACACCTATAGAG GTGCTTTGCAAATCATATCCCTCAGAATTCATATCATATTTTCATTATTGCCGATCATTACGGTTTGATGACAAACCAGATTACTCATACCTGAAGAGGCTATTCCGTGACCTTTTCATTAGAGAGG GTTATCAATTTGACTATGTGTTTGATTGGACTATCTTGAAGTATCCACAGATTGGCTCCAGTTCAAGAACTCGA caaccTATTGCTAGATCACCTGTGAACCCAGGACCATCAATTGAAAGAGCAGAAAAGATCCCTG TGAGGCAGGAAATGAAAGATAGGTTTTCTGGTGCTGTGGAAGCGTTTACTAGAAGGAACGTGTCTGGAACTGGTTTGCAAGGGGACCATTTGAGACAGCACAGATCTTCAGATGATGTACCGTCATCTAAGGATGTG CAAGCTGATGCGGAAAGAGGGCGTGTATCTCGGACTGGTAGCACCTCGAGGAGGGCTGTAATGGGAAGTAGCCGACCAAGCTCATCTGGTGAACCCACTGACAATCGCACTGGTCGATTAGGTTCAAGCAGTGGCCGTATTTCCACTACCCAAAGAGTACAACCTGGATTTGAATCCAAGTCATCATCGTTTACCCGCGCTACTGCAACAAGAGGTGGTAGGGATGATGCTCTTAGGAGCTTTGAGCTGCTAACTATTGGCACCGGAAGAAGGAAATGA